The sequence CCCAAGCCCAGTGGAGAGGCATTACCGGGTGTTCAGGGGGCTCATCCTGTGTTAGCATTTCCCCCCACCCcgctccttccctctctctgtcaGATGCAAGCTAAGGAACCAGAGGACAAGATACATCAgcctgtcagcaaagtaatcgtGCGGAACCGACTTAAAATGGTGAGATGCCACATTTGGGTGCCCACTAAAGAGAGCCTAAGCCCCCACACTGTGCTGCTCGGGGCTGCCACGGGTGACCCGGACGGAGTCAACTAGCCTCACCATGAGCTGAGCTGAGCCAGACTCCAGGTGGGAGTTGGGAGGCTATCCCAAGAAAGCtgaagcttcctttttttttttttttttcctgtctcttcaTCCCTGGCAGGTATTAAAACACTTGTCACTCTTGAAGCTGCTCAAAAGCTCAAACCCTCGGATCCAAGAACTGCATAACTTGGCCAGAAGGTGTTGGAATTCACTGCTCAGGATCCCAAAGATCCTGGGGATCTCCTCTGGGTGAGCTTGGCCCACCCATGGCCACCATCATGGGCCCAATAGCTGTCTTTACTAGgaacaggcactgtgctaaaaaGTTTAGAAACCCGCATTTTGACAAGGCTCTGGGAGAAAGGGAGCCATTTAGTAGCCCTATTTTAGTGATGGAGAGTTGGGGATCAAGATATGCTGTAACTTGTTCCATTAACTGAACTgctaagtggcagagctaggatttgaagcTGTTCCCAGCTGAAATCAGAGCTGCTGTCATAAGCATGGTCATAATCATCCAGTCATGGGACTAACTACCATCTGGGGCTCTGAGCAAGCGGGCCCCCTTCCCGCCCCTCCCAATTCATCACCACCCACAGATTCACCCACAGACTAGTCATCCTGCTGAGGCCAAGCTCCCTCCCACTTCACAGCAATGCTAAGAAAGCTGACATTTATAAGGCACctgctaagggcttccctgatagctcagttggtaaagaatctgcctgcaaggcaggagacctgggttcaatccctgggttgggaagatcccttggagaagggaaaggctactcactccagtattcttgtctggagaatttcatggactgaacagaccatggggtcacaaagagtcggacacgactgagcgactttccctttcactcttcaaGGGCCAGGTACCCTGCCGAGCATTTTCCCACCTAATCTTCTCCATAAAAACCCTATTAGGTAGACAGAATTATCTCGGTTTTCAGACGAGGGAACTAAGGCTCTGACACCTTTCTTGCCCCAAATGACTCAGATGTTAAGAGGCAGAAGCAAGCCTGAACCACAGTGTCTCCCCAAAGCCTGTGTTCTCCAAGCCGCCTTTGGCCTTGCGGAACTGTGCTGAGGGTCCTGGGCCTGACACCTGGTGGCCCCCAGCCAGCAGGAGCCGTGACTGTCCTCAGTGTTGTCTAACCCTGAGCGTGaggcctctccctccccacacgTGCTCAGCTAGGACGGGGCGGCCACGTTGCAGGGGACTTCAGTCTGTGACAGATACTCTTTTGGAAAGTCTAACACCTCTGGCAAACTCCACCCCTCAGGTTCCCTCCCTCTAAGTTGACCTCCTCGATACAGGAGATCAGGAAACACTGAGCCCAAAGGGTCAGGACCATCTAGTCCCAGAGTTTTCCAACCCTTTTTAAAGCAGCCAGCCCTAACTGGCCCCAAGCCCCAACTGTGTTGTTAAGAGGAAGCTATGCTGCCCCTTCAGAAGTGAGGTGGGATCAGGGTAGGGGGGGCGGTCATTGGAGCTACTTTCTAAGATGTCttggaacaagaaaaaaattaaaaaaaaaaaaaactggaccaGTCCACTCTGTCAACTGAAATCCAGAGAGACAGAGCCCTAACCCAGTGGCCGATGCAGGTAATACACGTTTCTAGTGTCCTAACTACTAGCCATTGCTATAGGCTTTTCTAGCCTCTCACATCCCTTCTGCCAGTTCTTGTCACCGCATACCCTGCCCCCAGGCGCAAGGTCTCTGAGTGGTGGAGAAGCttctttctgggctctctgtggCTTTCCTGACAGGCCCCCTGAGCCAGCGGCAGCACAGCTGTCTCAGGACTAGTGGAGGACCGGAGCCTCGGTCCTATGCTGCTGACCACTGTTCCTCTCCCTGCCAGGTACGATAACGTCTGGGATGAAGTGGAACAAAATAACAAAGAGCTCCAGGAGGAGGCTGGGTGTTCCTACCAGAAACTGGACTCTGAGAAATTAAAGCCCACAGTGGAGCCTGAGGAGTGTGAGGAGTCGAGGCCCAGGGCACAGGAGGCTATGCCACAGAAAGAGGAGCAGATGGAGCCTGAGGCCCCGATGACATCGAGGGGTCACAGCCTGACCACCAGTCCCAGAGCCCAGGCACAGGAGCCACCCACTGGGGACCCCCGAGTCATCTTCCGGAAGACCCACCAGGACAGAACTCCCGTGAAGGATGTGAAGCAGCCGGAAAGAGTGAACCAGCGGGTCTGGTTTGAGGGGCTGCCCACACGAGTCCACCTCCCAGGGCCCCGGGTGATGTGCAGATCCTCCGCCTTGCGCTGGGTCAGGCGCTGCTGCACCCGCTTCTGCTCGGCGTCACTGGAGATGCCGATGGTCCATCTGTACAAGGTGTGACACCACCACCGCCAGGCCAGGGTGAAACACTG comes from Bubalus bubalis isolate 160015118507 breed Murrah chromosome 14, NDDB_SH_1, whole genome shotgun sequence and encodes:
- the TP53TG5 gene encoding TP53-target gene 5 protein, with amino-acid sequence MQAKEPEDKIHQPVSKVIVRNRLKMVLKHLSLLKLLKSSNPRIQELHNLARRCWNSLLRIPKILGISSGYDNVWDEVEQNNKELQEEAGCSYQKLDSEKLKPTVEPEECEESRPRAQEAMPQKEEQMEPEAPMTSRGHSLTTSPRAQAQEPPTGDPRVIFRKTHQDRTPVKDVKQPERVNQRVWFEGLPTRVHLPGPRVMCRSSALRWVRRCCTRFCSASLEMPMVHLYKV